A section of the Streptomyces sp. CG1 genome encodes:
- a CDS encoding TIGR03668 family PPOX class F420-dependent oxidoreductase: protein MKLSPLVARERIVASSVARLATADANRVPHAVPVTFAVQDDVLYFAVDHKPKSTWNLRRLRNIRENPTVTVLVDHYDDDWSQLWWARADGHGEVLEEGKERQHAVRLLCDKYAQYKESPPEGPAVAVRVERWSGWAFT, encoded by the coding sequence ATGAAGCTCTCGCCGCTCGTCGCCCGGGAACGTATTGTCGCGTCATCCGTCGCCCGGTTGGCGACCGCCGACGCCAACAGGGTGCCGCATGCGGTACCCGTCACCTTCGCCGTCCAGGACGACGTCCTGTACTTCGCAGTCGACCACAAGCCCAAGAGCACCTGGAATCTGCGCCGCTTGCGCAACATCCGGGAGAACCCGACAGTGACAGTGCTGGTCGACCACTACGACGACGACTGGTCACAGCTGTGGTGGGCCCGCGCCGACGGCCATGGCGAAGTCCTGGAGGAAGGTAAAGAGCGCCAGCACGCGGTGAGGCTGCTGTGCGACAAGTACGCCCAGTACAAGGAGTCTCCGCCCGAGGGCCCTGCGGTCGCCGTCCGGGTCGAGCGGTGGAGCGGGTGGGCCTTCACATAG
- a CDS encoding GntR family transcriptional regulator yields MPDRDLPPYRQIAEDLRAAIAKGKLAPGEKLKSENELKDQYGTTRVTVRKALSLLKADGLLISEQGRGVFVRPQPRVLMQTTGANFRERRSTGVSNFTAEAAAQGLRAEQRILSVETVPAPTEIAERLGTPASTPVIVRRRVFLIDAVPMQLADGYYPAELFAGSPVEEPRRIAGGVSALIEDPAGPVKQRIMRFVEDLDIRMPTPSEVGTLHIPPGVPLARVLRSTWVQDGRVVEVLDSRVPCDRHRFQYVIDVP; encoded by the coding sequence ATGCCCGACCGAGATCTTCCCCCGTACCGTCAGATCGCCGAGGATCTGCGCGCCGCGATCGCGAAAGGGAAGCTGGCTCCGGGCGAGAAGCTGAAATCAGAGAACGAGCTCAAGGACCAGTACGGCACGACACGGGTCACTGTCCGCAAAGCCCTGTCCCTGCTCAAGGCTGACGGGCTGCTGATCAGCGAACAAGGCCGCGGCGTTTTCGTGCGCCCGCAGCCCCGAGTGCTCATGCAAACAACCGGAGCGAACTTCCGCGAGCGGCGTTCCACCGGCGTCAGCAACTTCACCGCCGAGGCGGCAGCACAGGGCCTGCGGGCCGAACAGCGAATCCTGTCGGTGGAGACGGTCCCGGCTCCGACCGAAATCGCGGAACGATTGGGGACTCCGGCGAGCACACCGGTGATCGTGCGTAGACGCGTCTTCCTCATCGACGCCGTACCCATGCAGCTGGCCGATGGGTACTATCCGGCAGAGCTGTTCGCCGGCAGCCCTGTTGAGGAGCCCCGACGCATCGCCGGCGGCGTAAGCGCCTTGATCGAGGATCCGGCCGGTCCGGTGAAACAGCGCATCATGCGCTTCGTGGAGGATCTGGACATCCGGATGCCCACGCCTTCAGAGGTCGGCACATTGCATATCCCGCCCGGCGTTCCCCTGGCACGTGTGCTGCGCAGTACCTGGGTCCAGGACGGGCGAGTGGTCGAGGTGCTGGACTCACGCGTGCCGTGCGACCGCCATCGGTTCCAGTACGTCATTGACGTGCCCTGA